One part of the Aricia agestis chromosome Z, ilAriAges1.1, whole genome shotgun sequence genome encodes these proteins:
- the LOC121739096 gene encoding protein disulfide-isomerase A5: MWRQEFWKILLLFVLSIELSVQVKKQKTSVISDIDDVKEFKKLLRTKTNVLVLFVNNLKSSQSTADVFREAADNVRGHATLVIIDCNGSDAKKLCKKFKVSDKPFYIKHYKDGEYHKDYDRGLTVSAMTNFLRDPTGDLPWDEDPSAADIFHLADGPALTKFLKKGAATNKKALIMFYAPWCGYCKSMKPDYVAAAADLKGEAQLAAIDVAKSGNSFIRKVYNITGFPTLLYFEKGQMRFPYNGENKRDAIVKFMRDPTQQPETKPKEDESWSPDSDVVHLTVDTFDNVLSKAEHALVVFYAPWCGHCKRIKPEFEKAATKIKNEKINGILAAVDATKEPDLAARFGVKGYPTLKYFSNGEYKYDAGHARQEEQIVNFIKTPSEPPPPPPPEKPWAEEESPVRHLDSATFKPTLRKIKHAIVMFYAPWCGHCKSTKPEFVKAAESFADELMVAFGAVDCTQHQDVCANYGVKGYPTIKYFSYYDKVVQDYNGGRKEADFVSYINSLMGKATVAHDKKRKETGFNDHVMLADDDDFDKIIASPKPTFVMFYATWCGHCAKVKPTFNDLATKLAGKSVRALAVDASESEKIADRESIKGLPTFKMYASGKLLADYDGERTLEGMFTFCEKVHTQIKDEL, encoded by the exons ATGTGGCGCCAAGAGTTTTGGAAA ATACTCCTGCTTTTCGTATTAAGTATAGAATTGTCCGTACAAGTGAAGAAGCAGAAAACCTCTGTTATCTCCGATATCGATGACGTTAAGGAGTTCAAAAAGCTTCTACGGACTAAAACTAACGTTTTGGTGctttttgttaataatttaaagtctTCTCAGTCGACTGCAGATGTTTTTCGAGAGGCGGCGGATAATGTTAGAGGTCACGCTACCCTCGTTATCATAGATTGTAATGGAAG TGATGCGAAGAAACTATGCAAAAAGTTCAAAGTCTCCGACAAGCCTTTCTACATCAAACATTACAAAGATGGAGAGTATCACAAGGACTACGACCGGGGATTGACAGTCAGTGCCATGACTAACTTCCTCCGAGATCCCACTGGTGATCTTCCATGGGACGAAGATCCAAGTGCTGCTGATATATTCCACTTAGCCGATGGACCG GCTTTGACAAAGTTTTTGAAGAAGGGAGCAGCAACAAACAAGAAGGCATTGATTATGTTCTATGCCCCATGGTGTGGATACTGCAAATCTATGAAGCCTGACTATGTAGCGGCTGCAGCAGATTTGAag GGTGAGGCACAGTTGGCAGCGATCGACGTTGCCAAATCTGGCAACTCGTTCataaggaaagtgtataatatcACTGGCTTCCCGACTCTGCTATACTTTGA GAAGGGCCAAATGCGCTTTCCCTATAACGGTGAAAACAAAAGGGACGCCATTGTCAAGTTCATGCGAGACCCCACGCAGCAGCCGGAGACGAAACCCAAGGAGGATGAGAGCTGGTCACCGGACTCTGATGTGGTGCATTTGACAG tggaCACATTTGATAATGTGTTGTCTAAAGCTGAACACGCTCTGGTTGTGTTTTATGCACCGTGGTGCGGCCACTGCAAACGTATCAAGCCGGAGTTTGAGAAGGCTGCCACTAAAATTAAGAATGAGaag ATTAACGGCATACTCGCCGCAGTCGACGCTACTAAGGAGCCAGATCTGGCGGCGCGGTTTGGGGTGAAAGGATACCCCACACTGAAATACTTCAGTAACGGCGAGTATAAGTACGACGCTGGACACGCCAGACAGGAGGAGCagattgttaattttattaag ACTCCGTCGGAACctccgcccccgccgccgccggagAAGCCCTGGGCGGAGGAGGAGTCCCCCGTGCGACACCTCGACTCCGCCACCTTCAAACCTACCCTGAGGAAGATCAAACATGCCATCGTCATGTTCTACGCTCCAT GGTGTGGTCATTGCAAATCCACAAAGCCGGAATTCGTGAAAGCGGCCGAGAGTTTCGCGGACGAGCTTATGGTGGCGTTCGGTGCGGTTGACTGCACGCAGCATCAGGACGTGTGCGCTAACTACGGGGTGAAAGGATACCCCACCATCAAATACTTCAGCTACTACGACAAAGTTGTGCAGGATTACAATGGAGGACGGAAG GAGGCTGATTTCGTGTCCTACATCAACTCACTGATGGGTAAAGCGACTGTCGCACACGACAAGAAGCGCAAAGAGACTGGCTTCAACGACCACGTGATgttggctgatgatgatgacttcGACAAGATCATCGCGTCTCCAAAACCCACGTTCGTCATGTTCTACGCTACAT GGTGCGGACACTGTGCAAAGGTTAAGCCGACTTTTAACGACTTAGCCACGAAATTAGCCGGCAAATCCGTGAGGGCTTTAGCCGTCGATGCCTCGGAGAGTGAAAAAATAGCCGACAGGGAGTCAATTAAAGGTCTACCTACCTTCAAAATGTATGCTTCAGGTAAACTCCTAGCCGATTACGACGGAGAAAGAACTCTTGAAGGAATGTTCACTTTTTGTGAGAAAGTACACACACAGATAAAGGATGAATTGTGA